Part of the Thermococcus barossii genome is shown below.
TTCCACCGGTTCTCCATTCTAACGAGTGGGAGGCTCCGGTCCCGCTGGAAGGTCCCATAAACACCGCCGGTGCGGAGGATTCCCCTTTCGTGACCCCAGATGGAAAGAACCTCTACTTCTTCTTTACGCCCGATGTCAACGTGCCGCCCCAGAAGCAGCTCGTGGACGGAGTCACGGGGGTATGGTGGTCGCGGAAGGTCAACGGAAAGTGGAGCGAGCCGGTTAGGGTCGTGCTGGGAAGCACCGAATCTCTCGATGGGGCGGTCTTTATCCTCAACGATACCATGTGGTTTGCCTCGGTCAGAAAAGGGAACTACGGAGAGGTGGACATCTACATCGCAAAATTCAGGGACGGTAGATGGACGGACGTAAAAAACGCGGGAGAACTTTTAAACAGGGTTTACGATGTGGGGGAGCTCTGTATCAGCCCCGACGGCAGGACTATGTACTACGGCTGCGGTGGGGACATATGCATGATGGACTACGTTAACGGCTCGTGGGTGAACCCTAGGGAAGTGCCGAACATAAACAGTGAGCTGAACGAGGACCAGCCGTTCATAACGCCCGACGGGAGGGAGCTCTGGTTCACGGGGCAGAGCAGGCTCGGCTACCCCGGCCCGGCGGTATTTCGCTCGGTGTGGAATGGCAGCGGATGGAGC
Proteins encoded:
- a CDS encoding TolB-like translocation protein, whose amino-acid sequence is MRIFSIVVILMLLVSMSGCMGSNQSQTTTTTMDRLASIPNGAVKITPETDAFPPVLHSNEWEAPVPLEGPINTAGAEDSPFVTPDGKNLYFFFTPDVNVPPQKQLVDGVTGVWWSRKVNGKWSEPVRVVLGSTESLDGAVFILNDTMWFASVRKGNYGEVDIYIAKFRDGRWTDVKNAGELLNRVYDVGELCISPDGRTMYYGCGGDICMMDYVNGSWVNPREVPNINSELNEDQPFITPDGRELWFTGQSRLGYPGPAVFRSVWNGSGWSEPEEIISNFAGEPVLDAEGNIYFVHHFFTKDMKMIEADIYVAYKKKS